One Solea senegalensis isolate Sse05_10M linkage group LG3, IFAPA_SoseM_1, whole genome shotgun sequence genomic window carries:
- the arhgef11 gene encoding rho guanine nucleotide exchange factor 11 isoform X4, whose amino-acid sequence MSLRQPTSTLDSPFAAWLSSLTIGDSERKSSTTQQREPLADISLESAGTGLVQRCVVVQKDQLGFGFTVCGERVKLVQNVRPGGAAVKAGVQEGDRIIKVNGLLVSSMSHQEVVKLIKSGPYVALTLQGPPPLAATLPLEPLPSDLTPNQRTSLGGEAPPPPSPPLPSGLSSNSSQRITGPKPLQDPEVQKHATQILRKMLEQEEAELQDLMEEHLRNPSPSLEERIESAKRRARQVRVKIQQDVEGTRSESVTSYVKAGEGRLSVDSGEGDIEAFESPHSSPSSSFRTPLHRRQSSDTHTLSDSGGKAQIIGPEEEYEDDGYAFNEMDGPFQDIELLKSRPAHMTVFMRYIFTQLLDPNPLLFYLSVEAYLGSSSKDARALAPQICSHFLDPDAPLKIKVREDYLADIESRLHVQEDIRGPLSELQQQVLPDIQDQIQDYRSKQMMGLGSLFGEGDLQHLDGDPVKERQVVDKQVTALWEILSKHEEDRSSPLASAVLLYLRHSGIKLRDSKVFPGLSTEKEKWLAFLKTKKLTGTKKEKDGEDKKRNPILKYIGKPRSTSQSTFHVPLSPNEVRPGSVRNIIQQFENHTETGEEGDDAADPQRLSTSSLGEDSMESSPTVSVRLARSESLKAQGEGRRRGAASGTESVPRSRSDVDMEDCGDEREGPGLRPLQHSASSSASSSSARSVDSPLALLPDAAALEEEVCDAQNWQDTVSPQLLATLSPREVDRQAVIYELFTTEVSHLRTLRVLDQVFFQKMRSVLNSDELACIFPNLPQVYELHASLCEAMKKRRETAVVQDIGDVMLARFEGAAGEEFQEQASQLCSQQSQALELIKNKKRKDSRFTQVIQECESSRHCRRLQLKDMLVSEMQRLTKYPLLLDNIIKHTEAASSDLPSLQRAQTCCRGILQVVNEVVGETEQRQRLSQYQRRLDAAPQFKSLDLNSKRLIHEGPLTWKVSKDKQIEIQALLLSDCLVLLQRGPDDRLQLRYPSRWLGGGGGGGGDSKTSFSPVVKLDSLLVRSVATDNKALYIISTAERQIYELVAGTASEKNTWKELLEKTVSSADGSSPLINHGSIPIPSPSIRSASPVSAGSNAYAESSMTEHSHSMETHSSNNDVGLSDDASMDQSGAFICGERPAACVAEAALQDVETLRRLILRDLEDDGWSHDSDDTPTNETANEGERQRPGSSETVLGCDGADVLEAEEAPEEAPPPHRKQPIVQVVRKAVVAGPTPPPPPPSSSSVPDGITDDVTLPSDQSSKPRGGATTQGNMFYLVMPTEQGESVTDDLSVPPAPTAANSPRPVEGATSPVCGPPERDRSEAKQLEQEEEETGRFLTGNQSHMIKNVDEIFHTIEGLMSKLRQLKEIEKAHHKLLKTLTEPSVNQESGDQQCHSATVSRTPSLDRGSGDGKEGSPAEPRIQSTGF is encoded by the exons ATGAGTCTACGCCAACCCACCTCCACCTTGGACAG CCCCTTTGCTGCTTG GCTCAGCAGTCTAACCATTGGGGACTCGGAACGCAAATCTTCGACCACCCAGCAGAGGGAGCCACTGGCCGACATCTCTTTAGAGAGCGCGG GTACTGGTCTCGTGCAGAGATGTGTGGTCGTACAGAAGGACCAGCTCGGTTTTGGCTTTacagtgtgtggagagagagtcAAGCTGGTGCAGAATGTGCGACCAG gTGGTGCAGCAGTCAAGGCCGGAGTCCAAGAAGGAGACCGCATCATAAAG GTGAATGGCTTGTTGGTGTCCTCCATGTCCCATCAGGAGGTGGTAAAGCTGATCAAAT CTGGACCGTACGTAGCTCTGACACTACAGGGACCTCCCCCACTAGCTGCTACCTTGCCCTTAGAGCCCCTCCCTTCTGACCTCACACCCAATCAAAGAACCTCTCTTGGTGgggaggctccgcctcctccatcaccacctCTGCCCTCTGGACTGAGCAGCAACTCTTCCCAAAGAATCACAGGACCCAAACCACTACAG GACCCAgaagtacaaaaacatgccacTCAGATACTCAGGAAAATGCTGGAGCAGGAAGAAGCTGAACTGCAG GACCTGATGGAGGAGCACTTGAGGAACCCTTCGCCGTCGCTGGAGGAGCGGATTGAAAGTGCCAAGAGGAGGGCGCGCCAAGTCAGGGTGAAGATTCAGCAAGATGTG GAGGGAACACGATCCGAGTCTGTCACGAGCTACGTCAAAGCAGGGGAAG GTCGACTGTCGGTGGACTCGGGCGAAGGCGACATCGAG GCCTTTGAGAGTCCCCACTCCTCCCCCTCATCTTCCTTCAGGACCCCCCTTCACCGACGGCAgagctccgacacacacaccctctctgaTTCG GGCGGCAAAGCCCAGATCATCGGCCCCGAGGAGGAATATGAAGATGACGGCTACGCATTCAATGAA ATGGACGGGCCATTCCAGGACATCGAGTTGTTGAAATCGCGACCAGCGCACATGACGGTTTTCATGAGATACATCTTCACTCAACTCCTGGACCCCAACCCTCTG CTGTTTTACTTGTCTGTGGAGGCGTATCTGGGCTCCAGTTCGAAAGACGCCCGAGCTCTTGCACCGCAGATCTGCTCCCATTTTCTGGACCCAGACGCT CCCCTGAAAATCAAAGTACGAGAGGATTATCTCGCAGATATCG AGAGTCGATTACACGTCCAGGAGGACATCAGAGGACCCCTgtctgagctgcagcagcaggtccTACCGGACATCCAGGACCAGATACAGGACTACAG GAGCAAGCAGATGATGGGTCTGGGCTCGTTGTTCGGAGAAGGAGACCTGCAGCACCTGGACGGAGACCCGGTGAAGGAGAGACAGGTGGTGGACAAACAGGTCACCGCCCTCTGGGAGATACT ATCAAAGCACGAAGAAGACCGAAG TTCTCCTCTGGCATCGGCGGTCCTCCTCTACCTGCGTCACTCTGGCATCAAACTAAGAGACTCCAAGGTTTTCCCCGGTCTGAGCACAGAGAAGGAGAAGTGGCTCGCTTtcttaaagacaaaaaag ctgactGGCAccaagaaagagaaagatggagaggaTAAGAAGAGAAATCCCATCTTGAAATACATCGGCAAACCCCGGAGCACATCACAGtcca caTTCCATGTCCCGTTGTCACCCAACGAAG tcCGTCCCGGCAGTGTGAGGAAcatcattcagcagtttgagaATCACACGGAGAcgggagaggagggagacgaCGCTGCCGACCCTCAGAGGCTCTCCACCAGCAGCCTGGGAGAAGACAGCATGGAGAG CAGCCCGACGGTCTCGGTGCGTCTGGCACGCAGCGAGTCGCTGAAGGCGCAGGGGGAGGGGCGCCGGCGGGGCGCCGCCTCGGGAACGGAGTCCGTGCCCCGCTCGCGCAGCGACGTGGACATGGAGGACTGCGGGGACGAGAGGGAGGGGCCGGGTCTCAGGCCGCTGCAGCACAGCGCTTCGTCGTCGGCGTCCAGCAGCTCTGCGCG GAGCGTGGACTCTCCGCTGGCCCTGCTGCCGGACGCCGCGGCGCTAGAAGAGGAGGTGTGTGACGCGCAGAACTGGCAGGACACGGTGTCTCCTCAGCTCCTGGCCACGCTCAGCCCCAGAGAAGTGGACAGACAGGCCGTTATATACG AGCTCTTCACCACGGAAGTGTCCCACCTGAGGACCTTGCGCGTCCTTGACCAGGTCTTCTTCCAGAAGATGAGGTCGGTCCTGAACTCCGATGAGCTGGCGTGCATCTTTCCGAACCTGCCGCAGGTCTACGAGCTCCACG CAAGTCTGTGCGAGGCGATGAAGAAGCGAAGAGAAACTGCCGTCGTTCAGGACATCGGGGACGTCATGTTGGCCAGG TTTGAAGGCGCCGCCGGAGAAGAGTTTCAGGAGCAGGCGTCCCAGCTGTGCAGTCAGCAGTCTCAGGCTCTGGAGCTCATCAAGAACAAGAAGCGCAAAGACTCTCGCTTCACCCAGGTCATCCAG gagTGTGAGTCGAGTCGACACTGTCGCAGGCTGCAGCTCAAAGACATGCTGGTGTCGGAGATGCAGAGACTCACGAAATATCCTCTGCTGCTGGACaacatcatcaaacacacagaag CGGCTTCGTCGGACCTTCCCTCGCTGCAGCGCGCCCAGACTTGTTGCCGAGGGATACTGCAGGTTGTCAACGAGGTCGTCGGGGAAACGGAACAGCGGCAGCGCCTCAGCCAATATCAGCGCAGGCTGGATGCGGCCCCTCAATTCAAG AGTTTGGACCTGAACTCAAAGAGACTGATCCATGAAGGTCCTCTCACCTGGAAAGTGAGCAAAGATAAACAGATAG AGATCCAAGCGCTGCTGCTGTCCGACTGCCTCGTCCTCCTTCAGAGAGGCCCCGACGACCGGCTGCAGCTGCGGTATCCATCCCGCTGGCTGGGAGGAGGCGGGGGAGGAGGCGGGGACAGCAAGACCTCCTTCAGCCCGGTGGTGAAGTTGGACTCGCTGCTGGTCCGCTCGGTAGCCACAG ACAACAAAGCCCTGTACATCATCAGCACCGCAGAGAGGCAGATCTATGAGCTGGTGGCTGGGACGGCGTCAGAGAAAAACAC GTGGAAGGAATTACTCGAAAAGACTGTCTCGTCTGCGGATGGCTCGTCACCTCTGATCAATCATGGATCCATACCAATACC ttcccCCAGTATACGCAGTGCATCGCCAGTCTCAGCGGGCAGCAACGCCTACGCAG AGAGCTCAATGACGGAGCACTCACATTCCATGGAGACTCATTCCTCCAACAACGACGTGGGGCTCTCCGACGACGCCTCCATGGACCAATCGGGAGCCTTCATCTGCGGAGAAAGGCCGGCAGCGTGTGTAGCAGAGGCTGCTTTGCAGGACG TGGAAACGCTGCGGCGGCTCATACTGCGAGACCTGGAAGACGACGGTTGGAGCCACGACTCGGACGACACGCCCACCAACGAGACGGCCAACGAGGGCGAGAGACAGCGACCCGGGTCTTCGGAGACGGTCCTCGGCTGCGACGGCGCCGACGTCttggaggcagaggaggcacCAGAAGAGGCTCCGCCCCCGCACCGCAAGCAGCCCATCGTTCAGGTCGTGAGGAAAG CTGTGGTTGCGGgtcctactcctcctcctcctcctccttcttcttcttctgtccctgACGgcatcactgatgatgtcacccTCCCCTCCGACCAGTCGTCCAAGCCGAGAGGCGGGGCCACTACGCAGG GCAACATGTTCTACTTGGTGATGCCGACAGAGCAGGGTGAAAGCGTCACCGATGACCTCAGCGTTCCACCCGCGCCCACCGCCGCTAACTCCCCTCGGCCTGTGGAGGGAGCGACGTCGCCGGTCTGTGGTCCACCGGAGCGCGACCGATCGGAGGCTAAGCAACtggagcaggaagaagaagaaacaggtCGATTTCTGACTGGGAACCAGAGTCACATGATCAAGAACGTGGACGAGATTTTCCACACGATTGAGGGGTTGATGAGCAAGTTGCGTCAGCTGAAG GAAATAGAGAAGGCTCATCacaagctcttgaaaaccctcACCGAGCCGTCTGTCAATCAGGAATCAGGGGACCAACAGTGTCACTCGGCAACCGTCTCCAGGACGCCATCTCTGGATCGTGGCTCAGGCGATG GAAAAGAAGGAAGTCCGGCAGAACCCAGGATTCAGTCGACAGGATTCTGA
- the arhgef11 gene encoding rho guanine nucleotide exchange factor 11 isoform X6, whose translation MSLRQPTSTLDSPFAAWLSSLTIGDSERKSSTTQQREPLADISLESAGTGLVQRCVVVQKDQLGFGFTVCGERVKLVQNVRPGGAAVKAGVQEGDRIIKVNGLLVSSMSHQEVVKLIKSGPYVALTLQGPPPLAATLPLEPLPSDLTPNQRTSLGGEAPPPPSPPLPSGLSSNSSQRITGPKPLQDPEVQKHATQILRKMLEQEEAELQDLMEEHLRNPSPSLEERIESAKRRARQVRVKIQQDVEGTRSESVTSYVKAGEGRLSVDSGEGDIEAFESPHSSPSSSFRTPLHRRQSSDTHTLSDSGGKAQIIGPEEEYEDDGYAFNEMDGPFQDIELLKSRPAHMTVFMRYIFTQLLDPNPLLFYLSVEAYLGSSSKDARALAPQICSHFLDPDAPLKIKVREDYLADIESRLHVQEDIRGPLSELQQQVLPDIQDQIQDYRSKQMMGLGSLFGEGDLQHLDGDPVKERQVVDKQVTALWEILSKHEEDRSSPLASAVLLYLRHSGIKLRDSKVFPGLSTEKEKWLAFLKTKKLTGTKKEKDGEDKKRNPILKYIGKPRSTSQSTFHVPLSPNEVRPGSVRNIIQQFENHTETGEEGDDAADPQRLSTSSLGEDSMESSPTVSVRLARSESLKAQGEGRRRGAASGTESVPRSRSDVDMEDCGDEREGPGLRPLQHSASSSASSSSARSLENPTPPYTPRSRRRSVDSPLALLPDAAALEEEVCDAQNWQDTVSPQLLATLSPREVDRQAVIYELFTTEVSHLRTLRVLDQVFFQKMRSVLNSDELACIFPNLPQVYELHASLCEAMKKRRETAVVQDIGDVMLARFEGAAGEEFQEQASQLCSQQSQALELIKNKKRKDSRFTQVIQECESSRHCRRLQLKDMLVSEMQRLTKYPLLLDNIIKHTEAASSDLPSLQRAQTCCRGILQVVNEVVGETEQRQRLSQYQRRLDAAPQFKSLDLNSKRLIHEGPLTWKVSKDKQIEIQALLLSDCLVLLQRGPDDRLQLRYPSRWLGGGGGGGGDSKTSFSPVVKLDSLLVRSVATDNKALYIISTAERQIYELVAGTASEKNTWKELLEKTVSSADGSSPLINHGSIPIPSPSIRSASPVSAGSNAYAESSMTEHSHSMETHSSNNDVGLSDDASMDQSGAFICGERPAACVAEAALQDVETLRRLILRDLEDDGWSHDSDDTPTNETANEGERQRPGSSETVLGCDGADVLEAEEAPEEAPPPHRKQPIVQVVRKGNMFYLVMPTEQGESVTDDLSVPPAPTAANSPRPVEGATSPVCGPPERDRSEAKQLEQEEEETGRFLTGNQSHMIKNVDEIFHTIEGLMSKLRQLKEIEKAHHKLLKTLTEPSVNQESGDQQCHSATVSRTPSLDRGSGDGKEGSPAEPRIQSTGF comes from the exons ATGAGTCTACGCCAACCCACCTCCACCTTGGACAG CCCCTTTGCTGCTTG GCTCAGCAGTCTAACCATTGGGGACTCGGAACGCAAATCTTCGACCACCCAGCAGAGGGAGCCACTGGCCGACATCTCTTTAGAGAGCGCGG GTACTGGTCTCGTGCAGAGATGTGTGGTCGTACAGAAGGACCAGCTCGGTTTTGGCTTTacagtgtgtggagagagagtcAAGCTGGTGCAGAATGTGCGACCAG gTGGTGCAGCAGTCAAGGCCGGAGTCCAAGAAGGAGACCGCATCATAAAG GTGAATGGCTTGTTGGTGTCCTCCATGTCCCATCAGGAGGTGGTAAAGCTGATCAAAT CTGGACCGTACGTAGCTCTGACACTACAGGGACCTCCCCCACTAGCTGCTACCTTGCCCTTAGAGCCCCTCCCTTCTGACCTCACACCCAATCAAAGAACCTCTCTTGGTGgggaggctccgcctcctccatcaccacctCTGCCCTCTGGACTGAGCAGCAACTCTTCCCAAAGAATCACAGGACCCAAACCACTACAG GACCCAgaagtacaaaaacatgccacTCAGATACTCAGGAAAATGCTGGAGCAGGAAGAAGCTGAACTGCAG GACCTGATGGAGGAGCACTTGAGGAACCCTTCGCCGTCGCTGGAGGAGCGGATTGAAAGTGCCAAGAGGAGGGCGCGCCAAGTCAGGGTGAAGATTCAGCAAGATGTG GAGGGAACACGATCCGAGTCTGTCACGAGCTACGTCAAAGCAGGGGAAG GTCGACTGTCGGTGGACTCGGGCGAAGGCGACATCGAG GCCTTTGAGAGTCCCCACTCCTCCCCCTCATCTTCCTTCAGGACCCCCCTTCACCGACGGCAgagctccgacacacacaccctctctgaTTCG GGCGGCAAAGCCCAGATCATCGGCCCCGAGGAGGAATATGAAGATGACGGCTACGCATTCAATGAA ATGGACGGGCCATTCCAGGACATCGAGTTGTTGAAATCGCGACCAGCGCACATGACGGTTTTCATGAGATACATCTTCACTCAACTCCTGGACCCCAACCCTCTG CTGTTTTACTTGTCTGTGGAGGCGTATCTGGGCTCCAGTTCGAAAGACGCCCGAGCTCTTGCACCGCAGATCTGCTCCCATTTTCTGGACCCAGACGCT CCCCTGAAAATCAAAGTACGAGAGGATTATCTCGCAGATATCG AGAGTCGATTACACGTCCAGGAGGACATCAGAGGACCCCTgtctgagctgcagcagcaggtccTACCGGACATCCAGGACCAGATACAGGACTACAG GAGCAAGCAGATGATGGGTCTGGGCTCGTTGTTCGGAGAAGGAGACCTGCAGCACCTGGACGGAGACCCGGTGAAGGAGAGACAGGTGGTGGACAAACAGGTCACCGCCCTCTGGGAGATACT ATCAAAGCACGAAGAAGACCGAAG TTCTCCTCTGGCATCGGCGGTCCTCCTCTACCTGCGTCACTCTGGCATCAAACTAAGAGACTCCAAGGTTTTCCCCGGTCTGAGCACAGAGAAGGAGAAGTGGCTCGCTTtcttaaagacaaaaaag ctgactGGCAccaagaaagagaaagatggagaggaTAAGAAGAGAAATCCCATCTTGAAATACATCGGCAAACCCCGGAGCACATCACAGtcca caTTCCATGTCCCGTTGTCACCCAACGAAG tcCGTCCCGGCAGTGTGAGGAAcatcattcagcagtttgagaATCACACGGAGAcgggagaggagggagacgaCGCTGCCGACCCTCAGAGGCTCTCCACCAGCAGCCTGGGAGAAGACAGCATGGAGAG CAGCCCGACGGTCTCGGTGCGTCTGGCACGCAGCGAGTCGCTGAAGGCGCAGGGGGAGGGGCGCCGGCGGGGCGCCGCCTCGGGAACGGAGTCCGTGCCCCGCTCGCGCAGCGACGTGGACATGGAGGACTGCGGGGACGAGAGGGAGGGGCCGGGTCTCAGGCCGCTGCAGCACAGCGCTTCGTCGTCGGCGTCCAGCAGCTCTGCGCG GTCTCTAGAGAACCCTACACCCCCATACACCCCGCGGTCTCGACGCAG GAGCGTGGACTCTCCGCTGGCCCTGCTGCCGGACGCCGCGGCGCTAGAAGAGGAGGTGTGTGACGCGCAGAACTGGCAGGACACGGTGTCTCCTCAGCTCCTGGCCACGCTCAGCCCCAGAGAAGTGGACAGACAGGCCGTTATATACG AGCTCTTCACCACGGAAGTGTCCCACCTGAGGACCTTGCGCGTCCTTGACCAGGTCTTCTTCCAGAAGATGAGGTCGGTCCTGAACTCCGATGAGCTGGCGTGCATCTTTCCGAACCTGCCGCAGGTCTACGAGCTCCACG CAAGTCTGTGCGAGGCGATGAAGAAGCGAAGAGAAACTGCCGTCGTTCAGGACATCGGGGACGTCATGTTGGCCAGG TTTGAAGGCGCCGCCGGAGAAGAGTTTCAGGAGCAGGCGTCCCAGCTGTGCAGTCAGCAGTCTCAGGCTCTGGAGCTCATCAAGAACAAGAAGCGCAAAGACTCTCGCTTCACCCAGGTCATCCAG gagTGTGAGTCGAGTCGACACTGTCGCAGGCTGCAGCTCAAAGACATGCTGGTGTCGGAGATGCAGAGACTCACGAAATATCCTCTGCTGCTGGACaacatcatcaaacacacagaag CGGCTTCGTCGGACCTTCCCTCGCTGCAGCGCGCCCAGACTTGTTGCCGAGGGATACTGCAGGTTGTCAACGAGGTCGTCGGGGAAACGGAACAGCGGCAGCGCCTCAGCCAATATCAGCGCAGGCTGGATGCGGCCCCTCAATTCAAG AGTTTGGACCTGAACTCAAAGAGACTGATCCATGAAGGTCCTCTCACCTGGAAAGTGAGCAAAGATAAACAGATAG AGATCCAAGCGCTGCTGCTGTCCGACTGCCTCGTCCTCCTTCAGAGAGGCCCCGACGACCGGCTGCAGCTGCGGTATCCATCCCGCTGGCTGGGAGGAGGCGGGGGAGGAGGCGGGGACAGCAAGACCTCCTTCAGCCCGGTGGTGAAGTTGGACTCGCTGCTGGTCCGCTCGGTAGCCACAG ACAACAAAGCCCTGTACATCATCAGCACCGCAGAGAGGCAGATCTATGAGCTGGTGGCTGGGACGGCGTCAGAGAAAAACAC GTGGAAGGAATTACTCGAAAAGACTGTCTCGTCTGCGGATGGCTCGTCACCTCTGATCAATCATGGATCCATACCAATACC ttcccCCAGTATACGCAGTGCATCGCCAGTCTCAGCGGGCAGCAACGCCTACGCAG AGAGCTCAATGACGGAGCACTCACATTCCATGGAGACTCATTCCTCCAACAACGACGTGGGGCTCTCCGACGACGCCTCCATGGACCAATCGGGAGCCTTCATCTGCGGAGAAAGGCCGGCAGCGTGTGTAGCAGAGGCTGCTTTGCAGGACG TGGAAACGCTGCGGCGGCTCATACTGCGAGACCTGGAAGACGACGGTTGGAGCCACGACTCGGACGACACGCCCACCAACGAGACGGCCAACGAGGGCGAGAGACAGCGACCCGGGTCTTCGGAGACGGTCCTCGGCTGCGACGGCGCCGACGTCttggaggcagaggaggcacCAGAAGAGGCTCCGCCCCCGCACCGCAAGCAGCCCATCGTTCAGGTCGTGAGGAAAG GCAACATGTTCTACTTGGTGATGCCGACAGAGCAGGGTGAAAGCGTCACCGATGACCTCAGCGTTCCACCCGCGCCCACCGCCGCTAACTCCCCTCGGCCTGTGGAGGGAGCGACGTCGCCGGTCTGTGGTCCACCGGAGCGCGACCGATCGGAGGCTAAGCAACtggagcaggaagaagaagaaacaggtCGATTTCTGACTGGGAACCAGAGTCACATGATCAAGAACGTGGACGAGATTTTCCACACGATTGAGGGGTTGATGAGCAAGTTGCGTCAGCTGAAG GAAATAGAGAAGGCTCATCacaagctcttgaaaaccctcACCGAGCCGTCTGTCAATCAGGAATCAGGGGACCAACAGTGTCACTCGGCAACCGTCTCCAGGACGCCATCTCTGGATCGTGGCTCAGGCGATG GAAAAGAAGGAAGTCCGGCAGAACCCAGGATTCAGTCGACAGGATTCTGA